The genomic segment AATATCGACAATTGGCTGAAAAAACGCCCAATGTAATTTTTGGTGGCAGGTTAGGTATGTATAAGTACTATGATATGCATCAAGTGATTGGAGCGGCATTAGCCGTTGTAAATGCTGAGTTTGATGATAAAAGGATGAGTTAATGGGATGGAAAAAATCTGTGCAGTTGTTGTGACTTTCAACAGGTTAGATCTCTTAAAAATATGTCTCAACGCTTTAAAAAAACAAACGCGAATATTGGATGAAATATTAATTATTGATAATCATAGTACTGATGGGACTACTGAATTTTTAAAAGAAACATATTCTGAAGATCAAAAAGTTGAGATCCTCTATTTAAAGGATAATTTAGGTGGTGCCGGTGGATTTGAAACTGGGATCAGGCACGCTTATCAGGAGAACTTCGATTGGCTTTGGGTCATGGATGATGATGCCGAACCTGAATCAACTTGTCTGGAAGCTCTTCTGAAATATAATAGTCGCTCCATTGGTCTGCTAGCCCCTGTGATAATAAATAAGAAATCAAAAAAGGTGCAAAATTATCACCATAAAAGACTAAATGATTCATTAACAAAAGATATATATATATCAAACGATGAAATTAGGTCACATTCTATAATTGAGTTGGATGCTAATGCATTTGTTGGGCCACTCATTTCTCACTCTGCTATTGAACGAATTGGTTTTCCTAGAGGAGATTTTTTTATTTGGTTGGATGACACAGAATATACATACAGGATCAGTCGTAGGATGCCAATAAGATTAGTTACTCACGCCTTAATTTATCACAATGATAAAGCAGGGAATAATAATAAGGTGCTTAATTTCTGGAAACACTGTTATGGGAGTCGAAACAGATGGCTGTGGAGACATACTACTTTACATGGAGTTAAACTAGTGCGTGGAAACGTGGCTGCATATGTGGATTATATAAAACAATTCATCAAGATTTTAGTTAAAAATGATTGGAAAGGTAACCGCAAAACTGGGCTTAAGTTTTTAGTAAGAACAATCATTTTTTCGCAAAATAGGATACCAGGCAAATTTATTGATCCCGCTGACTATTTGTCAATGATTCGTAATACACTGTTCGAATAAATATTCACTTGACAGATTTGAGGACAAAATGAATAAAAAACCGTTGGTAAGTATTATTATTCCTGTATACAATGCGGAAAACTATATAAAAAATTGTATAAGCAGTATTTTGAATCAATCTTATAAAAACTTTGAGGTTATCTTAATTGATGATGGCTCCACTGATTATAGCAAGAGATTATGCGAAGAATATGCAAAAAAGGATGCACGCATTAAATTATATCACCAGGAGAATAGTGGTCCTTCAACAGCAAGAAATCTAGGGTTACATTTGGCGACAGGTAAATATATTCAATTTGTTGATGCGGATGACAGTTTGGAAAACGATGCGATAGAAAAATTGAAGGTGGCTGTCAAACCAGATGTTCAACTTGTTATATGTGGATATCGAAAATCAAGTAAAACTAAAAATATTACAGAAGATGTGCATCCTGTGATTAGCGGGACTTATCGTACAGAAGATTTTTACAAATATTTTGGAGTATTATATAAAGATTTATCAATAGTATTTCCGTGGAACAAGCTGTATTTGAAGGAGATTATTAACCAATTCGAAATAAGGTTTAATCCGGAGCTAAAACTCGGAGAAGATCTGTTATTTAATCTTGATTACCTTAAACATTGTAGAAAGATCAATATGATAAGTAACGAATGCCTTTATAATTATATGATTCACAAAAGCGAGAACTCATTATCGTCTGGGATCATTGAAGGCTTTTTTCGAACTCAATATATGTTAATTTCTAAAGTTAGAGAATTTCTGATTTCCAAACAATGTTATTCCGATCAAAACAAATTAATTATAGATAATGCTTATATGTCCAGTGTAGTTTCCTATACTAGTGCTATCATTTTTGGAGATCTTCACATTTCAAAGAGAAATAGATTAAATATGATTGAAAAATTGGTGAATAATAGTTATGTGGAATCAGAGTTAAACAATATTCATTATGATTCTTTACAAAATTGGGTAATGTTCAATCTAATTAAAAGAAAACTTACCAGAGCCATTTATCTGTTGTTAAAATTGAAGAGTACAATTCGCTCGTTTTTAAGATAACTATTTCATAAACAGCGAGGAGGGCACAAATATCAATGAAAAAGATCGGTATTATTACAATTAATGATTATAACAATTATGGTAATAGATTACAGAATTATGCAACTCAGGAAGTATTAAGATATCTAGGCTTTTCTGTGGAAACCATCATAAATCACAGTGTAAACAGCATACCATACGATTATATTGAAAAAGAAAGTTTGTTGAAAAAAGTAAAAAAAATAAAGAATAAATCTATACAGCAAATATTTCAGAAGATTAGAAGTATAAAGTTGCAGAAAAAAAGAATGGATGAATTTAAGAAGTTTACTTTAAATTTTATCAATGAATCAGAGTATGTCGTAAGTAACGATAATGTCCCATCCTCTCTAAATAATGAATTTGATTTTTTTATTTCGGGGAGTGATCAAATATGGAACCCTGTATACGGGCATGGAACGCCAATAGATTTTTTAATGTTTGCAGATGAAGAAAAAAGGATAGCCTATGCCCCAAGCTTTGGTATCTCGGAAATTCCCTCAGAATATGAACCATCTTTTAAAATTGGATTATCAAAGATGAGTAAGTTATCTGTCCGTGAAAAATCCGGTGCAGAAATTATAAAGAAACTAACTGGTAGAGATGCAGATGTTTTAATAGATCCGACGATGATGCTAACTGCAGAAAAGTGGTTATCTGTATCTCAACCAGCGTCATGTAAATCTCAGGGAAAATATCTACTGACATATTTTCTTGGTGATTTACCTAAACAGAATAAAGTGCGGATCCAGAAAATCGCTAAGATTTATTCTCTGGAGATCATTTCCCTCCTGGATATTAATTGTGAAAAAGCTTTTACTGCTGGTCCTGGTGAATTTATTGATCTGATTAATTCAGCCAGTATCGTATGTACGGATTCTTTTCATGGGGTTGTTTTTTCTTTACTTCTGGGAATCCCCTTTATTGTATTCGAGAGAGAAGGAAAAGAACCATCGATGGGATCGAGAATACAAACATTGTTAGCAATATTTGATATGAGGAATCGTACAATCCAAAACATTACAGACGATCACAACATCATGAGAATTGATTTTTCAAAGGTAAAGGCTGTATTAGAGAACGAAAGAGAAAAAACGATACGCTATTTAAGTACTGCGTTAAATGACTAATATTTAATGTTAAGAATAAATTTTTGACAATTTATTAATTTGATCAATCATGGTAAAAATGAACCATGTCTTTTTCATGGAAATACCAGGTGAGATATTGATACTAAAGGATAATTTTAACTATCTGAGAAGTTGATTCTTAACTGGTA from the Sporolactobacillus sp. Y61 genome contains:
- a CDS encoding polysaccharide pyruvyl transferase family protein; amino-acid sequence: MKKIGIITINDYNNYGNRLQNYATQEVLRYLGFSVETIINHSVNSIPYDYIEKESLLKKVKKIKNKSIQQIFQKIRSIKLQKKRMDEFKKFTLNFINESEYVVSNDNVPSSLNNEFDFFISGSDQIWNPVYGHGTPIDFLMFADEEKRIAYAPSFGISEIPSEYEPSFKIGLSKMSKLSVREKSGAEIIKKLTGRDADVLIDPTMMLTAEKWLSVSQPASCKSQGKYLLTYFLGDLPKQNKVRIQKIAKIYSLEIISLLDINCEKAFTAGPGEFIDLINSASIVCTDSFHGVVFSLLLGIPFIVFEREGKEPSMGSRIQTLLAIFDMRNRTIQNITDDHNIMRIDFSKVKAVLENEREKTIRYLSTALND
- a CDS encoding glycosyltransferase family 2 protein encodes the protein MEKICAVVVTFNRLDLLKICLNALKKQTRILDEILIIDNHSTDGTTEFLKETYSEDQKVEILYLKDNLGGAGGFETGIRHAYQENFDWLWVMDDDAEPESTCLEALLKYNSRSIGLLAPVIINKKSKKVQNYHHKRLNDSLTKDIYISNDEIRSHSIIELDANAFVGPLISHSAIERIGFPRGDFFIWLDDTEYTYRISRRMPIRLVTHALIYHNDKAGNNNKVLNFWKHCYGSRNRWLWRHTTLHGVKLVRGNVAAYVDYIKQFIKILVKNDWKGNRKTGLKFLVRTIIFSQNRIPGKFIDPADYLSMIRNTLFE
- a CDS encoding glycosyltransferase family 2 protein encodes the protein MNKKPLVSIIIPVYNAENYIKNCISSILNQSYKNFEVILIDDGSTDYSKRLCEEYAKKDARIKLYHQENSGPSTARNLGLHLATGKYIQFVDADDSLENDAIEKLKVAVKPDVQLVICGYRKSSKTKNITEDVHPVISGTYRTEDFYKYFGVLYKDLSIVFPWNKLYLKEIINQFEIRFNPELKLGEDLLFNLDYLKHCRKINMISNECLYNYMIHKSENSLSSGIIEGFFRTQYMLISKVREFLISKQCYSDQNKLIIDNAYMSSVVSYTSAIIFGDLHISKRNRLNMIEKLVNNSYVESELNNIHYDSLQNWVMFNLIKRKLTRAIYLLLKLKSTIRSFLR